A region of the Streptococcus suis genome:
TCATGCCAATCTACAATGCTGAATCCTATCTGCTAGAGGCTTTGGATGCTGTTTTTGGACAGACCCTCCAAGACTTTGAATTGATAGCGGTTGATGATGGCTCACATGATAGCAGTGTGGCGATTATCAAAGCGTTTCAGAAGCGATATGAGAAGCAACTGACCTTGATTCAAAGTCCTCATCAGGGGTCATTAGTCGCACGTGCCATAGGAATGGAAAAGGCTAAAGGTGACTATATTCTCTGCATTGATGCAGATGATAAGATGAGACGTGACTATCTTGAGGGGGTCTTCCAGCGGATACAAAAGACTGGTGCTGATTTGGTATTGACTAATTATTCTATCTATGCTGATTTTTCCAACAAAGAACGCCCTTGCCTCTTTCCAACGGATGAGCTACTAGATTCGCAAGAAGTGTTGGATACTTTTTTTAGAAGAGGGCATCTGAGGACACTGTGGAGCAAAGTCTTTCACCGTTCCCTTTGTCCACCTGTTGATTTTTACAAGAACTTGCCTGACTTTCGAACGGGTACGGATGCCGTTGTTTCTGCTTATGTGATTGAGCATGCTCAGAGACCACTTTCTATTGACGAAGCCTATTATTTTTATCGTAAGGTTCCAAATAGTTTGAGTAATACTCTGGACGCAAATTTTTTTGATTCAAAAGTGGTACTAGAGCTTTATTTTCAAGAAAAGTACAAGGAACTTGGCGATGTTGTAAAAGTCAGTATGGTTCGTCGTATAAGTTGGTTTTCCACTCTCTACCTTCGAGCGGCGAAGAATTATCTTGATTTTTTGAAACGATTAAGGCATGTGCGTTCCTCTGCTGTCTTTCAGCAAAGCTTGGTCTATCTGAATTTTGACGAAGTCACTCGCTACCAACGCCGCTGGTTTACCGTTCATCGCTATCCCATCCTAGACCCGTTAGCATATGTTGTTCCCTATCTATTAAAAATTTGGAGAAGGTTATTTTGAAAATGAGTCACTCCCCCTTTTTTTCGATTATCATGCCGATTTACAATGCTGAGCCTCATCTGGTAGAGGCTTTGGAGGCTGTATTTGGGCAGACCAACCAAGACTTTGAATTGATAGCGATTGATGATGGGTCAGATGATGGTAGTGTGGCGATTGTCACGGATTTTCAGAAGCGGTATGAGAAGCAGATAACCTTGATTGAAGGCCACCATCAGGGGTCATTGGTTGCACGTGCTTTAGGGATGGAAAGAGCGAAAGGTGACTACATCCTCTGTATTGACGCTGATGATAAGATGAGAAGTGACTATCTTGAGGGGGTCTTTCAGCGGATACAAGAGACAGGTGCGGATCTAGTGTTGACAAATTATTCAATCAAAGCTGATTTTTCAAGGAAAAAAAGACCTTGTCTCTTTCCGACAGATGAGATTTTAGACCCTAAGCAAGTGTTCGAAGCTTTTTTTAGTAAAGGGAATCTGATGACACTGTGGACTAAAGTCTTTCACCGTTCCCTTTGTCCACCTGCTGGTTTTTACAAGGACTTGCCTGACTTTCGAACAGGTGAGGATGGGGTTGTTTCTGCCTATGTGATGGAGCATGCTCAGAAACCACTTTCTATTGACGAAGCCTATTATTTTTATCGACAGGTTCCAAATAGTTTGAGTAATACACTGGACACATATTTTTTTGACTCAAAAGTGGAACTAGAGCTTTATTTTCAAGAAAAGTATAAAAAACTTGGTGATGTTGTAAAGTCCAGCATGGTTCGTCGAGTGAGCTGGTTTTCCGCTCTCTATCTTTCAGCGGCGAAGAATTATCTTGATTTTTTGAAACGATTAAGGCATGTGCGTTCCTCTGCTGTCTTTCAGCAGAGCTTGGCTTATCTGGAGTTTGATGCAGTCACTCCTCAGCAACGTCGCTGGTTTACAGTTCATCGTTACCCTATTTTAGCGTCAGTAGCGTATCTCACTACCTACCTATCAAGAATTTGGAGAAGGTTATTTTGAAAATGAGTCACAGACCTTTTTTTTCGATCAATATTCCTGTTTACAATGGCGAAGTTTATCTGGAACAGGCTCTAGAATCCTGTCGTTATCAGACTTTCCAAGATTTTGAGATTGTTTTGGTGGATGACTGTTCGACAGATAGGACGGTTGCTATCAGCCGAGAGTTTCAGAAGAAGTTGGCTCAGCCTCTGCGTATCCTATCGCATGCGGACAATATAGGGGAGCTGGCATCTCGTTTGACGGGCTATCAAGCTTCAAGAGGTCGCT
Encoded here:
- a CDS encoding glycosyltransferase family 2 protein, with the translated sequence MNKPFFSIIMPIYNAESYLLEALDAVFGQTLQDFELIAVDDGSHDSSVAIIKAFQKRYEKQLTLIQSPHQGSLVARAIGMEKAKGDYILCIDADDKMRRDYLEGVFQRIQKTGADLVLTNYSIYADFSNKERPCLFPTDELLDSQEVLDTFFRRGHLRTLWSKVFHRSLCPPVDFYKNLPDFRTGTDAVVSAYVIEHAQRPLSIDEAYYFYRKVPNSLSNTLDANFFDSKVVLELYFQEKYKELGDVVKVSMVRRISWFSTLYLRAAKNYLDFLKRLRHVRSSAVFQQSLVYLNFDEVTRYQRRWFTVHRYPILDPLAYVVPYLLKIWRRLF